A section of the Lepidochelys kempii isolate rLepKem1 chromosome 4, rLepKem1.hap2, whole genome shotgun sequence genome encodes:
- the ANKRD50 gene encoding ankyrin repeat domain-containing protein 50 isoform X2, producing MKPPQQSLFLLVDSIDEGCNVAEGEQTSTGISGTIAELLADHYEFFPPWLLLLCSARKQSKTVTKMFTGFRKISLDDLRKAYIVKDVQQYILHRLDQEEALRQHLTKETAEMLNQLHIKSSGCFLYLERVLDGVVENFIMLREIRDIPGTLNGLYLWLCQRLFVRKQFAKVQPILNVILAACRPLTTIELYHAVWTKNMTLTMEDFQRKLDVLSKVLVDGLGNTKILFHYSFAEWLLDVKHCTQKYLCNAAEGHRMLAMSYTCRAKDLTPLEAQEFALHLINSNLQLETSELALWMIWNGTPVKDSLSTLIPKEQEVLQLLVKAGAHVNSEDDRTSCIVRQALEREDSIRTLLDNGASVNQCDSNGRTLLANAAYSGNLDVVNLLVSRGADLEIEDTHGQTALTLAARQGHTKVVNCLIGCGANVNHTDHDGWTALRSAAWGGHTEVVSALLYAGVKVDCADADSRTALRAAAWGGHEDIVLNLLQHGAEVNKADNEGRTALIAAAYMGHKEIVEHLLDHGAEVNHEDVDGRTALSVAALCVPASKGHASVVSLLIDRGAEVDHCDKDGMTPLLVAAYEGHVDVVDLLLEGGADVDHTDNNGRTPLLAAASMGHASVVNTLLFWGAAVDSIDSEGRTVLSIASAQGNVEVVRTLLDRGLDENHRDDAGWTPLHMAAFEGHRLICEALIEQGARTNEIDNDGRIPFILAAQEGHYDCVQILLENKSNIDQRGYDGRNSLRVAALEGHRDIVELLFSHGADVNYKDADGRPTLYILALENQLTMAEYFLENGANVEASDAEGRTALHVSCWQGHLEMVQILITYHADVNAADNEKRSALQSAAWQGHVKVVRLLIEHGALVDHTCNQGATALCIAAQEGHIDVVQILLEHGADPNHADQFGRTAMRVAAKNGHSQIIKLLEKYGASSLNGCTPSPVHTMEQKPLQSVSSKMQSLTIKSNSSGSTGGGDMQPTMRGLSNGPAHAFSSPSESPDSTVDRQKSSLSNNSLKSSKNSSLRTTSSTATAQTVPIDSFHSMSFTEQIQQHSLPRSRSRQSIVSPSSTTHSLSQNHNSPSSEFEWSQVKPSLKSTKANKGGKTENSSKSGSAGKKIKQSSSSQPKVLEYEMTQFDKRIPVAKSGTSVPLKSMPAESQCKILVPPSQQEVCRPQQQFLIHQQSGEQKKRNGIMTNPNYHLQSNQVFLGRVSVPRTGQERGLQEVLEGYPSETELSLKQALKLQLEGTDPSFNYKKETPL from the exons ATGAAGCCCCCCCAGCAGAGCCTCTTTCTGCTTGTAGATTCGATTGATGAGGGTTGTAATGTTGCAGAAGGTGAACAGACTTCTACGGGCATATCTGGAACTATTGCAGAGCTTTTAGCTGATCACTACGAGTTCTTCCCTCCTTGGTTGCTCCTCCTCTGCTCTGCTCGCAAGCAGAGTAAAACTGTGACAAAAATGTTTACAG GTTTTCGAAAAATAAGTCTAGATGATCTCCGAAAGGCATATATTGTGAAAGATGTGCAGCAGTATATTCTCCATCGTTTAGATCAAGAAGAAGCACTGAGACAACATCTCACAAAAGAAACTGCAGAAATGCTGAACCAGCTTCACATCAAAAGCAGTGGTTGCTTTTTATATCTAGAACGTGTCCTAGATGGAGTTGTGGAAAATTTTATCATGCTAAGAGAGATCCGTGACATTCCTGGAACACTAAATGGCCTATATCTCTGGCTTTGTCAGAGGCTTTTTGTAAGAAAACAGTTTGCAAAGGTCCAGCCAATTCTGAATGTAATTCTTGCAGCTTGTAGGCCATTGACTACAATAGAATTGTATCATGCAGTGTGGACCAAAAACATGACATTGACTATGGAAGACTTTCAACGCAAACTAGATGTTCTGTCAAAAGTTCTTGTTGATGGGCTAGGAAATACTAAAATTTTGTTTCATTACAGTTTTGCAGAATGGCTGCTGGATGTAAAGCACTGTACACAGAAATATTTATGTAATGCAGCAGAGGGACACAGAATGTTAGCAATGAGTTACACCTGTCGAGCAAAGGATTTGACACCATTAGAGGCCCAAGAATTTGCATTGCATCTAATTAATTCAAATTTGCAGTTAGAGACTTCTGAGTTGGCTTTGTGGATGATATGGAATGGCACACCAGTCAAAGACTCTTTGTCCACTTTAATCCCGAAAGAACAGGAAGTACTACAGCTGCTAGTAAAAGCTGGTGCTCATGTCAACAGTGAAGATGACCGTACATCTTGCATTGTACGACAAGCTCTGGAAAGAGAAGATTCCATTCGTACCCTGTTAGATAATGGGGCATCAGTAAATCAGTGTGATTCAAATGGGAGAACATTGTTAGCTAATGCTGCATATAGTGGTAATCTTGATGTTGTTAACTTACTTGTTTCTAGAGGAGCAGATTTAGAAATAGAAGATACTCATGGGCAGACAGCACTTACTTTAGCTGCTCGACAAGGACATACCAAGGTTGTCAATTGTTTGATTGGATGTGGGGCTAATGTAAATCACACTGATCATGATGGCTGGACAGCACTACGATCTGCAGCTTGGGGTGGACACACCGAGGTGGTTTCTGCACTCCTTTACGCTGGAGTCAAAGTGGATTGTGCAGATGCTGACAGTAGAACAGCCTTGAGAGCAGCGGCATGGGGAGGACATGAAGATATAGTGCTGAATCTGCTACAACATGGAGCTGAAGTCAACAAAGCTGATAATGAAGGTAGAACGGCTTTGATTGCAGCAGCATACATGGGACAtaaagagattgtggagcaccTCCTTGACCATGGTGCAGAGGTAAATCATGAGGATGTGGATGGAAGGACTGCTCTGTCTGTTGCTGCACTTTGTGTACCTGCTAGTAAGGGGCATGCTTCAGTGGTTAGCCTTTTAATTGACCGTGGTGCTGAAGTAGATCATTGTGACAAAGATGGTATGACTCCACTGCTGGTAGCTGCCTACGAAGGACATGTAGATGTTGTTGACTTACTTCTAGAAGGAGGAGCTGATGTGGATCACACTGACAATAATGGTCGTACACCCCTTCTGGCAGCAGCCTCTATGGGCCATGCTTCAGTTGTAAATACTCTTTTATTTTGGGGTGCTGCTGTGGATAGCATTGATAGTGAAGGGCGAACAGTTCTTAGTATAGCCTCTGCCCAAGGTAATGTTGAAGTAGTACGGACTCTGCTGGACAGAGGACTAGATGAAAATCATAGAGATGATGCAGGATGGACACCTTTGCACATGGCAGCTTTTGAAGGTCACAGGTTGATATGTGAAGCACTTATAGAACAAGGTGCTAGAACAAATGAAATTGATAATGATGGACGTATACCTTTCATACTGGCTGCACAAGAAGGTCACTATGATTGTGTACAGATATTACTGGAAAATAAATCTAACATTGATCAGAGAGGCTACGATGGGAGAAATTCTCTCCGAGTTGCTGCTTTAGAAGGTCATAGAGATATAGTTGAACTACTTTTCAGCCATGGAGCAGATGTAAACTACAAAGATGCTGATGGCCGGCCAACACTTTACATCTTGGCATTAGAAAACCAGCTTACAATGGCTGAGTATTTTTTAGAAAATGGTGCAAATGTAGAAGCAAGCGATGCAGAAGGAAGGACAGCACTCCATGTTTCCTGCTGGCAGGGCCATTTGGAGATGGTGCAGATACTGATAACATACCATGCTGATGTGAATGCTGCAGACAATGAGAAGCGGTCTGCTTTGCAATCTGCTGCTTGGCAAGGCCATGTGAAAGTAGTTCGGCTTTTGATTGAGCATGGAGCCTTAGTTGACCACACCTGTAATCAAGGTGCTACTGCACTCTGCATTGCAGCACAAGAAGGACACATTGATGTTGTGCAGATATTACTGGAGCATGGTGCTGATCCGAATCATGCAGATCAATTTGGACGTACTGCTATGCGTGTTGCAGCAAAAAATGGACATTCTCAGATTATTAAATTACTGGAAAAATATGGTGCATCTAGTCTAAATGGCTGCACTCCATCACCAGTCCACACAATGGAGCAAAAACCCTTGCAGTCAGTCTCTTCAAAAATGCAGTCATTAACAATAAAATCAAATAGTTCAGGAAGCACTGGTGGAGGAGATATGCAGCCTACTATGCGTGGTTTGTCTAATGGGCCTGCTCATGCTTTCAGTTCTCCTTCAGAATCTCCAGATTCTACAGTGGACCGCCAGAAGTCGTCTTTATCAAATAATTCCCTGAAAAGTTCCAAAAACTCTTCTCTGCGTACTACATCATCTACAGCAACTGCTCAGACAGTGCCTATTGATAGTTTCCATAGTATGTCATTTACAGAACAAATACAGCAGCATTCACTGCCTCGTAGCAGAAGCAGGCAGTCAATTGTTTCTCCTTCTTCCACAACTCATTCCTTAAGTCAGAATCATAATTCACCAAGTAGTGAATTTGAATGGAGCCAAGTAAAACCCAGTTTGAAATCAACTAAAGCAAacaaaggggggaaaacagaaaACTCCAGCAAATCTGGATCtgctgggaaaaaaatcaagcagaGCAGCTCCTCCCAGCCAAAAGTTTTAGAATATGAAATGACTCAGTTTGATAAACGAATACCTGTTGCTAAATCTGGGACCAGTGTGCCACTTAAATCAATGCCAGCCGAGTCACAGTGCAAAATTTTGGTCCCTCCATCTCAGCAAGAAGTTTGTCGACCTCAGCAACAGTTCCTAATTCACCAACAGAGTGGGGAACAGAAGAAGCGAAATGGAATAATGACAAACCCAAATTATCACCTTCAAAGCAATCAGGTTTTTCTTGGTAGGGTTTCCGTCCCACGAACAGGACAGGAGAGAGGACTTCAAGAAGTTTTGGAAGGCTATCCTTCAGAGACCGAACTAAGCCTTAAGCAAGCCTTAAAACTTCAGCTTGAGGGAACTGACCCAAGCTTCAACTACAAGAAAGAAACACCACTGTAA
- the ANKRD50 gene encoding ankyrin repeat domain-containing protein 50 isoform X3, protein MLNQLHIKSSGCFLYLERVLDGVVENFIMLREIRDIPGTLNGLYLWLCQRLFVRKQFAKVQPILNVILAACRPLTTIELYHAVWTKNMTLTMEDFQRKLDVLSKVLVDGLGNTKILFHYSFAEWLLDVKHCTQKYLCNAAEGHRMLAMSYTCRAKDLTPLEAQEFALHLINSNLQLETSELALWMIWNGTPVKDSLSTLIPKEQEVLQLLVKAGAHVNSEDDRTSCIVRQALEREDSIRTLLDNGASVNQCDSNGRTLLANAAYSGNLDVVNLLVSRGADLEIEDTHGQTALTLAARQGHTKVVNCLIGCGANVNHTDHDGWTALRSAAWGGHTEVVSALLYAGVKVDCADADSRTALRAAAWGGHEDIVLNLLQHGAEVNKADNEGRTALIAAAYMGHKEIVEHLLDHGAEVNHEDVDGRTALSVAALCVPASKGHASVVSLLIDRGAEVDHCDKDGMTPLLVAAYEGHVDVVDLLLEGGADVDHTDNNGRTPLLAAASMGHASVVNTLLFWGAAVDSIDSEGRTVLSIASAQGNVEVVRTLLDRGLDENHRDDAGWTPLHMAAFEGHRLICEALIEQGARTNEIDNDGRIPFILAAQEGHYDCVQILLENKSNIDQRGYDGRNSLRVAALEGHRDIVELLFSHGADVNYKDADGRPTLYILALENQLTMAEYFLENGANVEASDAEGRTALHVSCWQGHLEMVQILITYHADVNAADNEKRSALQSAAWQGHVKVVRLLIEHGALVDHTCNQGATALCIAAQEGHIDVVQILLEHGADPNHADQFGRTAMRVAAKNGHSQIIKLLEKYGASSLNGCTPSPVHTMEQKPLQSVSSKMQSLTIKSNSSGSTGGGDMQPTMRGLSNGPAHAFSSPSESPDSTVDRQKSSLSNNSLKSSKNSSLRTTSSTATAQTVPIDSFHSMSFTEQIQQHSLPRSRSRQSIVSPSSTTHSLSQNHNSPSSEFEWSQVKPSLKSTKANKGGKTENSSKSGSAGKKIKQSSSSQPKVLEYEMTQFDKRIPVAKSGTSVPLKSMPAESQCKILVPPSQQEVCRPQQQFLIHQQSGEQKKRNGIMTNPNYHLQSNQVFLGRVSVPRTGQERGLQEVLEGYPSETELSLKQALKLQLEGTDPSFNYKKETPL, encoded by the coding sequence ATGCTGAACCAGCTTCACATCAAAAGCAGTGGTTGCTTTTTATATCTAGAACGTGTCCTAGATGGAGTTGTGGAAAATTTTATCATGCTAAGAGAGATCCGTGACATTCCTGGAACACTAAATGGCCTATATCTCTGGCTTTGTCAGAGGCTTTTTGTAAGAAAACAGTTTGCAAAGGTCCAGCCAATTCTGAATGTAATTCTTGCAGCTTGTAGGCCATTGACTACAATAGAATTGTATCATGCAGTGTGGACCAAAAACATGACATTGACTATGGAAGACTTTCAACGCAAACTAGATGTTCTGTCAAAAGTTCTTGTTGATGGGCTAGGAAATACTAAAATTTTGTTTCATTACAGTTTTGCAGAATGGCTGCTGGATGTAAAGCACTGTACACAGAAATATTTATGTAATGCAGCAGAGGGACACAGAATGTTAGCAATGAGTTACACCTGTCGAGCAAAGGATTTGACACCATTAGAGGCCCAAGAATTTGCATTGCATCTAATTAATTCAAATTTGCAGTTAGAGACTTCTGAGTTGGCTTTGTGGATGATATGGAATGGCACACCAGTCAAAGACTCTTTGTCCACTTTAATCCCGAAAGAACAGGAAGTACTACAGCTGCTAGTAAAAGCTGGTGCTCATGTCAACAGTGAAGATGACCGTACATCTTGCATTGTACGACAAGCTCTGGAAAGAGAAGATTCCATTCGTACCCTGTTAGATAATGGGGCATCAGTAAATCAGTGTGATTCAAATGGGAGAACATTGTTAGCTAATGCTGCATATAGTGGTAATCTTGATGTTGTTAACTTACTTGTTTCTAGAGGAGCAGATTTAGAAATAGAAGATACTCATGGGCAGACAGCACTTACTTTAGCTGCTCGACAAGGACATACCAAGGTTGTCAATTGTTTGATTGGATGTGGGGCTAATGTAAATCACACTGATCATGATGGCTGGACAGCACTACGATCTGCAGCTTGGGGTGGACACACCGAGGTGGTTTCTGCACTCCTTTACGCTGGAGTCAAAGTGGATTGTGCAGATGCTGACAGTAGAACAGCCTTGAGAGCAGCGGCATGGGGAGGACATGAAGATATAGTGCTGAATCTGCTACAACATGGAGCTGAAGTCAACAAAGCTGATAATGAAGGTAGAACGGCTTTGATTGCAGCAGCATACATGGGACAtaaagagattgtggagcaccTCCTTGACCATGGTGCAGAGGTAAATCATGAGGATGTGGATGGAAGGACTGCTCTGTCTGTTGCTGCACTTTGTGTACCTGCTAGTAAGGGGCATGCTTCAGTGGTTAGCCTTTTAATTGACCGTGGTGCTGAAGTAGATCATTGTGACAAAGATGGTATGACTCCACTGCTGGTAGCTGCCTACGAAGGACATGTAGATGTTGTTGACTTACTTCTAGAAGGAGGAGCTGATGTGGATCACACTGACAATAATGGTCGTACACCCCTTCTGGCAGCAGCCTCTATGGGCCATGCTTCAGTTGTAAATACTCTTTTATTTTGGGGTGCTGCTGTGGATAGCATTGATAGTGAAGGGCGAACAGTTCTTAGTATAGCCTCTGCCCAAGGTAATGTTGAAGTAGTACGGACTCTGCTGGACAGAGGACTAGATGAAAATCATAGAGATGATGCAGGATGGACACCTTTGCACATGGCAGCTTTTGAAGGTCACAGGTTGATATGTGAAGCACTTATAGAACAAGGTGCTAGAACAAATGAAATTGATAATGATGGACGTATACCTTTCATACTGGCTGCACAAGAAGGTCACTATGATTGTGTACAGATATTACTGGAAAATAAATCTAACATTGATCAGAGAGGCTACGATGGGAGAAATTCTCTCCGAGTTGCTGCTTTAGAAGGTCATAGAGATATAGTTGAACTACTTTTCAGCCATGGAGCAGATGTAAACTACAAAGATGCTGATGGCCGGCCAACACTTTACATCTTGGCATTAGAAAACCAGCTTACAATGGCTGAGTATTTTTTAGAAAATGGTGCAAATGTAGAAGCAAGCGATGCAGAAGGAAGGACAGCACTCCATGTTTCCTGCTGGCAGGGCCATTTGGAGATGGTGCAGATACTGATAACATACCATGCTGATGTGAATGCTGCAGACAATGAGAAGCGGTCTGCTTTGCAATCTGCTGCTTGGCAAGGCCATGTGAAAGTAGTTCGGCTTTTGATTGAGCATGGAGCCTTAGTTGACCACACCTGTAATCAAGGTGCTACTGCACTCTGCATTGCAGCACAAGAAGGACACATTGATGTTGTGCAGATATTACTGGAGCATGGTGCTGATCCGAATCATGCAGATCAATTTGGACGTACTGCTATGCGTGTTGCAGCAAAAAATGGACATTCTCAGATTATTAAATTACTGGAAAAATATGGTGCATCTAGTCTAAATGGCTGCACTCCATCACCAGTCCACACAATGGAGCAAAAACCCTTGCAGTCAGTCTCTTCAAAAATGCAGTCATTAACAATAAAATCAAATAGTTCAGGAAGCACTGGTGGAGGAGATATGCAGCCTACTATGCGTGGTTTGTCTAATGGGCCTGCTCATGCTTTCAGTTCTCCTTCAGAATCTCCAGATTCTACAGTGGACCGCCAGAAGTCGTCTTTATCAAATAATTCCCTGAAAAGTTCCAAAAACTCTTCTCTGCGTACTACATCATCTACAGCAACTGCTCAGACAGTGCCTATTGATAGTTTCCATAGTATGTCATTTACAGAACAAATACAGCAGCATTCACTGCCTCGTAGCAGAAGCAGGCAGTCAATTGTTTCTCCTTCTTCCACAACTCATTCCTTAAGTCAGAATCATAATTCACCAAGTAGTGAATTTGAATGGAGCCAAGTAAAACCCAGTTTGAAATCAACTAAAGCAAacaaaggggggaaaacagaaaACTCCAGCAAATCTGGATCtgctgggaaaaaaatcaagcagaGCAGCTCCTCCCAGCCAAAAGTTTTAGAATATGAAATGACTCAGTTTGATAAACGAATACCTGTTGCTAAATCTGGGACCAGTGTGCCACTTAAATCAATGCCAGCCGAGTCACAGTGCAAAATTTTGGTCCCTCCATCTCAGCAAGAAGTTTGTCGACCTCAGCAACAGTTCCTAATTCACCAACAGAGTGGGGAACAGAAGAAGCGAAATGGAATAATGACAAACCCAAATTATCACCTTCAAAGCAATCAGGTTTTTCTTGGTAGGGTTTCCGTCCCACGAACAGGACAGGAGAGAGGACTTCAAGAAGTTTTGGAAGGCTATCCTTCAGAGACCGAACTAAGCCTTAAGCAAGCCTTAAAACTTCAGCTTGAGGGAACTGACCCAAGCTTCAACTACAAGAAAGAAACACCACTGTAA